A genomic region of Sander lucioperca isolate FBNREF2018 chromosome 6, SLUC_FBN_1.2, whole genome shotgun sequence contains the following coding sequences:
- the cass4 gene encoding cas scaffolding protein family member 4, which produces MNKLAKALYDNTAECADELAFRKGDIIMVIDQNVAGTSGWWMCSLYGRHGLAPANRLQLLPQTGTTARSFSHDTEKPKLTDAETNDSTQNIYQIPSVPRLSSSPAYERMDMIYKVPSTPLSASKSPVQPALSHSTQGPKGKKASFFSMASSPTGQVYDVPSQARQVSLSTASTALRRLPRKHSLIPISELEKRLDSPESLKCSNPEDCYVYAVPPPLHQDPNYDIPVPSATEAQQKMMGGYSTLPSPHKPEWIYDVPVGPEKQSPPQGSYHDTNCRQLYDTLPARAWPIQRTTLSLYDIPKPSSLDIPSPPKVLPRVPIYDKPPTQRLTEESVYAVPPQEEPLTRVLSDPSGDHIPLECRGDSSNAHELTRVRLQRMRNFLACTSFCDLPGSGESLVQEDDKRGRTLRLSAADSQRISTASSSSTSSCDSLALSSSSPEPLREVTLSQDEACRKLLDLQDSVCKAVPRLMEFVSSHWRSKEHLEKHLQEIKEAAEVIACSLTCFLYFALDVKGNARRLTDANLQTRLYKQLSIVEDSGVILQQTVNALNIAGWPLNTLCQDPGQVQTPDQLERFVMVARTVPEDIKRLVSIINANGKLLFRVPQKAAEPLNTTGQPETKKSPDGSAQGGDLVEDDNDYVELQTKNDFEKQQKEVQTEPKANATSVSNTAQADNNSSESGNGTEKPQPPSLSEHCRLYFGALQKAIGGFVGSLRDGQPPENFISQSKLVIMVGQRLVNTLCREAQSGESTHSLLYKSNHLCALLKQLAVATKKAALHFPDKQALHEAQEFAKELAQRAQHFRISLDL; this is translated from the exons aacaaaCTTGCAAAGGCTCTGTATGACAACACTGCCGAGTGCGCAGATGAGCTGGCTTTCAGAAAAGGGGACATCATCATGGTGATAGATCAAAACGTGGCTGGCACCAGCGGATGGTGGATGTGTTCTCTTTATGGACGGCATGGTCTGGCCCCTGCAAATAGACTGCAGCTTTTACCACAAACTGGAACCACTGCACGCTCGTTTAGCCACGACACAGAAAAACCCAAATTAACTGATGCTGAAACTAATGACAGTACGCAAAATATCTACCAGATCCCGAGTGTACCCCGACTCTCTAGCAGCCCAGCTTATGAACGCATGGACATGATCTACAAGGTCCCATCAACACCTTTATCAGCTTCAAAAAGTCCAGTCCAGCCGGCACTTAGTCACAGCACACAAGGACCTAAGGGAAAAAAG GCTTCATTCTTCAGCATGGCGTCCAGTCCAACAGGGCAGGTTTACGATGTTCCAAGCCAAGCAAGACAAGTTTCTCTTTCCACT GCATCAACAGCTCTAAGACGTTTGCCACGAAAACACTCACTGATTCCAATTTCAGAGCTGGAAAAAAGATTAGACTCTCCGGAGAGTTTAAAGTGTAGCAATCCAGAAGACTGTTAT GTGTATGCAGTTCCACCACCTTTGCATCAAGACCCAAACTATGACATCCCTGTTCCCTCGGCCACGGAAGCTCAACAGAAGATGATGGGTGGATACAGTACCCTTCCAAGCCCCCACAAGCCTGAGTGGATTTATGATGTGCCAGTGGGTCCTGAGAAACAAAGTCCACCCCAAGGCTCCTACCATGATACCAATTGCAGGCAGCTCTATGACACTCTTCCAGCACGTGCTTGGCCCATTCAAAGAACAACTCTTTCGCTTTATGATATACCAAAACCCAGTTCGCTTGACATCCCGAGTCCACCCAAAGTGCTGCCAAGGGTCCCGATTTATGACAAGCCCCCAACTCAGAGGCTTACAGAGGAGTCAGTATATGCGGTTCCCCCACAGGAGGAACCTCTCACACGAGTTCTCAGTGATCCTTCCGGTGATCATATACCCCTAGAGTGCAGGGGCGATTCAAGCAATGCTCATGAACTCACCAGGGTGCGTCTGCAGCGAATGAGAAACTTCCTGGCATGTACGTCTTTCTGTGACCTTCCTGGAAGTGGGGAGTCACTGGTGCAGGAGGACGACAAACGAGGTAGAACCCTACGTCTCTCTGCAGCAGACAGTCAAAGAATCAGCACggcctccagctcctccaccaGCTCCTGTGACTCTCTGGCTCTGAGCTCATCCTCACCCGAGCCTCTGCGAGAAGTGACGCTCAGTCAGGACGAGGCCTGTCGCAAACTTCTGGACCTGCAGGATTCCGTTTGCAAGGCCGTTCCCCGTCTCATGGAGTTTGTCAGCAGTCACTGGAGGAGCAAAGAACATCTGGAGAAACACCTGCAGGAGATCAAAGAAGCAGCAGAGGTGATTGCATGTTCTTTGACTTGCTTCCTATACTTTGCCCTGGACGTTAAGGGCAATGCCCGTCGTTTGACCGATGCCAACCTTCAGACGAGGCTCTATAAACAGCTGTCCATCGTAGAAGACTCAGGTGTGATTCTACAACAAACAGTAAATGCTCTAAACATAGCTGGCTGGCCCCTTAATACACTCTGTCAGGACCCTGGGCAGGTCCAGACACCTGATCAACTGGAGCGCTTCGTTATGGTGGCGCGCACTGTTCCAGAGGACATTAAGCGCCTGGTGTCCATCATCAATGCCAATGGCAAACTTCTGTTCAGAGTCCCTCAGAAAGCTGCAGAGCCTCTCAACACCACAGGTCAGCCAGAGACAAAGAAAAGTCCTGATGGAAGTGCACAGGGAGGGGACTTAGTGGAGGATGACAACGACTATGTAGAGCTACAG ACTAAGAATGATTTTGAAAAGCAGCAGAAGGAAGTGCAGACGGAACCAAAGGCAAATGCCACATCAGTCTCTAACACGGCACAA GCTGATAACAACTCCTCTGAGTCCGGCAATGGCACAGAAAAACCTCAACCACCCTCCCTGTCAGAGCACTGTCGGCTTTACTTTGGCGCTCTCCAGAAGGCCATCGGGGGATTTGTGGGCAGCCTTCGGGATGGCCAGCCACCAGAGAACTTCATTTCGCAAAGTAAGCTGGTGATCATGGTAGGCCAGAGACTGGTGAATACCCTGTGCAGGGAGGCCCAAAGTGGAGAGTCCACCCATAGCCTCCTGTATAAGAGCAACCACCTGTGTGCTCTCCTAAAGCAGCTGGCTGTGGCCACCAAGAAGGCGGCGCTGCACTTCCCAGATAAGCAAGCTCTGCACGAGGCTCAAGAGTTTGCAAAGGAACTGGCCCAAAGAGCACAGCACTTTCGGATATCGCTTGATCTCTGA